A single window of Bombus pascuorum chromosome 1, iyBomPasc1.1, whole genome shotgun sequence DNA harbors:
- the LOC132914139 gene encoding putative fatty acyl-CoA reductase CG5065, producing the protein MASDVASVSAWFQGRNVFVTGGSGFMGKVLIYKLLLSCHDLGNVYILVRKKKDVDPQSRLKLMMQENPFKMIKEKHPEKLEKIILIPGDTTCKDLALSTADKQRLIDEVSVVFHMAANVKFDLTLKEAVTINTLGTKNVTNLVKQLPHLKSFIHVSTSYCHCNEPILEEKHYPCNMDPEEIIEMVNTRPDDFLERMTPTVLQGLPNTYSFSKALAEDLVQKCGVPAGIARPSIVVASWKEPIPGWVDNMNGPTGLMIAAGKGVLRSVLCNYDYKMDIIPCDMAINAIIVLAWKVGRENTKKPIFMNVTSGMENSISWGWAVDTGKKYTIMYPFTGVLWYPGGSLTTLKWFHWLRVILFHYIPALFIDILVLLTGNKPFLIKVHNRINLGIKLIQYYTTKQWSFPNDRIKELRSEINSSDKEEFFMDTTEIDWDEYMSIYILGTRQYCLKDDLSTIPRARKVLRYLYFADWFVKIGLTIFFAWFIYLWIYSFEERTTAVFEVNEI; encoded by the exons ATGGCATCAGACGTAGCATCGGTGTCTGCCTGGTTCCAAGGTCGAAACGTGTTCGTCACAGGTGGTTCTGGATTTATGGGAAAGGTCCTAATTTACAAACTGTTGTTGAGCTGCCATGACCTTGGTAACGTTTACATCCTGGtcaggaagaagaaagatgtCGATCCGCAATCACGGTTGAAACTTATGATGCAG gaaaatccatttaaaatgattaaagaaaaacaTCCTGAGAAATTGGAAAAGATTATATTGATACCAGGTGATACAACTTGTAAGGATCTTGCCTTATCGACCGCCGATAAGCAGAGATTAATAGATGAAGTCTCTGTTGTTTTCCACATGGCAGCAAACGTCAAGTTTGACCTAACGCTTAAAGAGGCGGTAACGATAAATACTTTGGGTAccaaaaatgttacaaatctTGTGAAAcag CTGCCTCATTTAAAATCCTTCATTCACGTTTCTACTTCGTACTGTCACTGCAACGAACCAATACTTGAAGAAAAACATTACCCGTGCAATATGGACCCCGAAGAGATCATAGAAATGGTAAATACTAGACCAGATGACTTTCTGGAACGAATGACACCGACAGTGCTACAAGGATTACCGAACACCTACTCTTTTAGCAAGGCACTCGCTGAAGATTTGGTGCAGAAATGTGGCGTGCCTGCAGGGATTGCAAGACCTTCGATAG tggttgcATCATGGAAAGAACCAATACCTGGTTGGGTAGATAATATGAATGGACCAACAGGTTTAATGATAGCTGCTGGAAAAGGTGTACTTCGATCGGTGCTTTGTAACTACGATTACAAAATGGACATAATTCCCTGTGACATGGCAATTAATGCGATTATCGTACTAGCATGGAAAGTAGGGAGAGAAAACACTAAGAAACCAATATTTATGAACGTTACCAGTGGTATGGAAAACTCAATTTCTTGGGGTTGGGCTGTAGATACTGGCAAGAAATATACCATAATGTATCCCTTTACAG gtGTACTTTGGTATCCAGGTGGAAGTCTCACTACATTAAAGTGGTTTCACTGGTTGCGTGTGatcttatttcattatataccTGCACTTTTCATAGATATTTTAGTTCTTCTAACTGGAAATAAAccgtttttaataaaagtgcATAACAGAATTAATCTTGGTATTAAACTGATACAATATTATACTACCAAACAATGGAGCTTTCC GAACGACCGTATAAAAGAATTACGGTCTGAAATAAATTCCTCCGACAAAGAAGAGTTCTTTATGGATACAACAGAAATAGATTGGGATGAATACATGTCAATCTACATATTAGGCACCAGACAATATTGTTTGAAAGACGATCTTTCTACTATACCTCGTGCAC